Proteins co-encoded in one Syngnathoides biaculeatus isolate LvHL_M chromosome 22, ASM1980259v1, whole genome shotgun sequence genomic window:
- the LOC133495455 gene encoding uncharacterized protein LOC133495455 isoform X5 yields MEDVGHASRLTCSTTVTRNIRDIQRRRLMSAPAMPTQVSRLPKFASWSKSSSPTAARLPSGFYQPGPAGGIGAANRPAPSARRVGTVCRPADYSAKGEKDGGTTGGGGGDRVDSHDGARRNARPHTAAVEPKTSNESLPVPKTGLPVPKNRLPVSKLRLTGSKQNLNGLSGSKLRPPQWSTSSGPLSSSSPRSGCRLSPPAAGSSSTGNLATATPSRLPKSDGFRPRSLAVQRRPSPAVSTSSLGAEPGHERSSASCVPTGPGRAKKSLLPAPEANGASSELARPSLAEQTRTGVAEMSRARPETSAGTPTSTGSSPERSLEAPEPSVPGETPEDMSLSSGSSVDRTRAGQEHSDDFDDPGNGGAGEDDFGAENGVTAATQLHFLDDTFEWTNGTLAGDDRQDNLSRFCRRGGSTPSDCHEQDGSSLDLSPSDSCGSGGIYMWDEEGLEPLGGGLTRHAAGFHSDVDSDALTNVDSCDLDGDDLMLDGDFPDDASVSADGDGTSHASERWRRRRRRRLCWGTRDDRSDERTPGVDADDLAEDLGALRSQLELLRRFLLQDDGDDDDDTLTTDTLSPEDDRRSQVGSRSDAGEATLGTFARRVSRSQVEALLSEVRQLRADLSAKEGVISELTLQLVRIRGWKMFEHHQVKDLHRCKKAVATATGGGKEKTERHTQTGAAESVAWRTAWRDRTAFPPSAFLSPPWQYQRSRPYGGRPKPGIPSHLARTTTGTCPPRPGRAEPASRPPEKKRCAQRASPRPAPP; encoded by the exons ATGGAGGATGTTGGACACGCAAGCCGATTGACGTGTAGTACAACCGTCACAAGGAACATACGGGACATACAG CGCCGCCGTCTGATGTCCGCCCCCGCCATGCCCACGCAGGTCTCCAGGTTGCCCAAGTTCGCCTCGTGGTCCAAAAGCTCCAGCCCGACCGCCGCCCGCCTCCCCAGTGGCTTCTACCAACCGGGGCCCGCGGGGGGCATCGGCGCCGCAAACCGACCGGCACCCTCGGCGAGACGGGTCGGAACCGTCTGCCGGCCCGCTGACTATTCCGCAAAAGGCGAGAAAGATGGCGGAAcgacgggcggcggcggcggcgaccgcGTCGATAGCCACGACGGCGCCCGGCGGAACGCTCGCCCGCACACGGCCGCTGTGGAGCCAAAAACGTCAAACGAGTCGCTTCCTGTTCCTAAAACTGGACTTCCTGTCCCTAAAAACAGACTGCCTGTTTCCAAGTTGAGGCTAACCGGGTCCAAACAGAACCTTAATGGACTTTCTGGCTCCAAACTGCGACCACCGCAGTGGTCCACTTCCTCGGGTCCCCTTTCCAGTTCCAGTCCCCGGTCCGGATGTCGTCTTTCACCACCGGCCGCTGGCTCGAGTTCTACCGGCAACCTCGCAACGGCGACGCCCTCCCGGCTTCCCAAAAGCGACGGGTTCCGCCCACGCAGCTTGGCGGTCCAGCGACGGCCGTCCCCCGCCGTCTCCACGTCCTCTCTCGGTGCCGAGCCGGGTCACGAGCGGTCCAGCGCTTCCTGCGTCCCAACCGGTCCGGGAAGGGCGAAGAAGTCCCTCCTGCCGGCCCCCGAGGCTAACGGCGCTAGCTCCGAGCTAGCCCGGCCGTCGCTCGCCGAGCAAACCCGGACCggcgtggcggagatgagccgaGCGAGACCCGAAACCTCAGCGGGGACGCCGACCTCCACGGGAAGCAGCCCAG AGCGCTCCCTTGAGGCGCCGGAGCCTTCCGTCCCGGGGGAGACGCCCGAGGACATGTCCCTGTCCTCCGGCTCGTCCGTGGACCGCACCCGCGCCGGTCAGGAGCACTCGGATGACTTTGACGACCCGG GAAACGGAGGAGCGGGCGAAGACGACTTTGGGGCGGAGAATGGCGTTACCGCGGCAACGCAACTCCACTTCCTGGACGACACGTTTGAGTGGACCAACGGGACGCTTGCTG gtGACGACCGACAGGACAACCTGAGCCGGTTCTGCCGCCGCGGCGGGTCCACCCCGTCCGACTGTCACGAGCAG GACGGCTCGTCGCTGGACTTGTCCCCGTCGGACAGCTGCGGTTCCGGCGGCATCTACATGTGGGACGAGGAGGGTCTGGAGCCGCTGGGGGGCGGGCTCACTCGCCACGCGGCCGGCTTCCATTCCGACGTCGACAGC GACGCCCTAACCAACGTGGACTCTTGCGATTTGGACGGCGACGACCTGATGCTGGACGGCGACTTCCCCGACGACGCTTCAGTGAGCGCCG ATGGCGACGGGACGTCCCACGCGAGCGAGCGGtggcggaggcggaggcggaggcgACTCTGCTGGGGGACGCGGGACGACCGCAGCGACGAAAG GACCCCCGGCGTGGACGCGGACGACCTGGCCGAAGACCTGGGGGCTCTCCGGTCCCAGCTGGAACTCCTGCGAAGGTTCCTGCTGCAG GacgacggcgacgacgacgacgacacgcTGACCACAGACACGCTCAGCCCCGAAGACGACCGCCGGTCCCAGGTCGGCTCGCGTTCCGACGCCGGCGAAGCTACTTTGGGAACCTTCGCCCGACGTGTTTCGCGTTCCCAGGTGGAGGCGCTGCTGAGCGAGGTCCGGCAGCTCAGAGCCGATCTGAGCGCCAAAGAAGGCGTCATCTCGGAGCTCACCCTCCAGCTG gtGCGGATTCGtggatggaaaatgtttgaGCACCACCAAGTTAAGGATTTACACAGATGCAAAAAG GCTGTTGCCACGGCGACCGGCGGCGGCAAGGAAAAGACGGAGCGGCACACCCAGACCGGCGCGGCGGAGAGTGTGGCCTGGCGGACCGCCTGGAGGGATCGCACG GCTttccctccctccgccttcctCTCTCCGCCCTGGCAGTACCAACGCTCCAGACCTTACGGGGGGAGGCCCAAACCCGGCATCCCCTCCCACCTCGCTCGAACAA CCACAGGTACCTGCCCCCCACGGCCCGGAAGAGCAGAACCCGCTAGCcgccccccggaaaaaaaacgcTGCGCTCAACGCGCctcgccccgccccgccccgccctgA
- the LOC133495455 gene encoding uncharacterized protein LOC133495455 isoform X2, whose translation MEDVGHASRLTCSTTVTRNIRDIQRRRLMSAPAMPTQVSRLPKFASWSKSSSPTAARLPSGFYQPGPAGGIGAANRPAPSARRVGTVCRPADYSAKGEKDGGTTGGGGGDRVDSHDGARRNARPHTAAVEPKTSNESLPVPKTGLPVPKNRLPVSKLRLTGSKQNLNGLSGSKLRPPQWSTSSGPLSSSSPRSGCRLSPPAAGSSSTGNLATATPSRLPKSDGFRPRSLAVQRRPSPAVSTSSLGAEPGHERSSASCVPTGPGRAKKSLLPAPEANGASSELARPSLAEQTRTGVAEMSRARPETSAGTPTSTGSSPERSLEAPEPSVPGETPEDMSLSSGSSVDRTRAGQEHSDDFDDPGNGGAGEDDFGAENGVTAATQLHFLDDTFEWTNGTLAGDDRQDNLSRFCRRGGSTPSDCHEQDGSSLDLSPSDSCGSGGIYMWDEEGLEPLGGGLTRHAAGFHSDVDSDALTNVDSCDLDGDDLMLDGDFPDDASVSADGDGTSHASERWRRRRRRRLCWGTRDDRSDERTPGVDADDLAEDLGALRSQLELLRRFLLQDDGDDDDDTLTTDTLSPEDDRRSQVGSRSDAGEATLGTFARRVSRSQVEALLSEVRQLRADLSAKEGVISELTLQLVRIRGWKMFEHHQGCCHGDRRRQGKDGAAHPDRRGGECGLADRLEGSHGFPSLRLPLSALAVPTLQTLRGEAQTRHPLPPRSNKSGKTRGVLQRHVLPQVPAPHGPEEQNPLAAPRKKNAALNAPRPAPPRPDRALPPRTRILST comes from the exons ATGGAGGATGTTGGACACGCAAGCCGATTGACGTGTAGTACAACCGTCACAAGGAACATACGGGACATACAG CGCCGCCGTCTGATGTCCGCCCCCGCCATGCCCACGCAGGTCTCCAGGTTGCCCAAGTTCGCCTCGTGGTCCAAAAGCTCCAGCCCGACCGCCGCCCGCCTCCCCAGTGGCTTCTACCAACCGGGGCCCGCGGGGGGCATCGGCGCCGCAAACCGACCGGCACCCTCGGCGAGACGGGTCGGAACCGTCTGCCGGCCCGCTGACTATTCCGCAAAAGGCGAGAAAGATGGCGGAAcgacgggcggcggcggcggcgaccgcGTCGATAGCCACGACGGCGCCCGGCGGAACGCTCGCCCGCACACGGCCGCTGTGGAGCCAAAAACGTCAAACGAGTCGCTTCCTGTTCCTAAAACTGGACTTCCTGTCCCTAAAAACAGACTGCCTGTTTCCAAGTTGAGGCTAACCGGGTCCAAACAGAACCTTAATGGACTTTCTGGCTCCAAACTGCGACCACCGCAGTGGTCCACTTCCTCGGGTCCCCTTTCCAGTTCCAGTCCCCGGTCCGGATGTCGTCTTTCACCACCGGCCGCTGGCTCGAGTTCTACCGGCAACCTCGCAACGGCGACGCCCTCCCGGCTTCCCAAAAGCGACGGGTTCCGCCCACGCAGCTTGGCGGTCCAGCGACGGCCGTCCCCCGCCGTCTCCACGTCCTCTCTCGGTGCCGAGCCGGGTCACGAGCGGTCCAGCGCTTCCTGCGTCCCAACCGGTCCGGGAAGGGCGAAGAAGTCCCTCCTGCCGGCCCCCGAGGCTAACGGCGCTAGCTCCGAGCTAGCCCGGCCGTCGCTCGCCGAGCAAACCCGGACCggcgtggcggagatgagccgaGCGAGACCCGAAACCTCAGCGGGGACGCCGACCTCCACGGGAAGCAGCCCAG AGCGCTCCCTTGAGGCGCCGGAGCCTTCCGTCCCGGGGGAGACGCCCGAGGACATGTCCCTGTCCTCCGGCTCGTCCGTGGACCGCACCCGCGCCGGTCAGGAGCACTCGGATGACTTTGACGACCCGG GAAACGGAGGAGCGGGCGAAGACGACTTTGGGGCGGAGAATGGCGTTACCGCGGCAACGCAACTCCACTTCCTGGACGACACGTTTGAGTGGACCAACGGGACGCTTGCTG gtGACGACCGACAGGACAACCTGAGCCGGTTCTGCCGCCGCGGCGGGTCCACCCCGTCCGACTGTCACGAGCAG GACGGCTCGTCGCTGGACTTGTCCCCGTCGGACAGCTGCGGTTCCGGCGGCATCTACATGTGGGACGAGGAGGGTCTGGAGCCGCTGGGGGGCGGGCTCACTCGCCACGCGGCCGGCTTCCATTCCGACGTCGACAGC GACGCCCTAACCAACGTGGACTCTTGCGATTTGGACGGCGACGACCTGATGCTGGACGGCGACTTCCCCGACGACGCTTCAGTGAGCGCCG ATGGCGACGGGACGTCCCACGCGAGCGAGCGGtggcggaggcggaggcggaggcgACTCTGCTGGGGGACGCGGGACGACCGCAGCGACGAAAG GACCCCCGGCGTGGACGCGGACGACCTGGCCGAAGACCTGGGGGCTCTCCGGTCCCAGCTGGAACTCCTGCGAAGGTTCCTGCTGCAG GacgacggcgacgacgacgacgacacgcTGACCACAGACACGCTCAGCCCCGAAGACGACCGCCGGTCCCAGGTCGGCTCGCGTTCCGACGCCGGCGAAGCTACTTTGGGAACCTTCGCCCGACGTGTTTCGCGTTCCCAGGTGGAGGCGCTGCTGAGCGAGGTCCGGCAGCTCAGAGCCGATCTGAGCGCCAAAGAAGGCGTCATCTCGGAGCTCACCCTCCAGCTG gtGCGGATTCGtggatggaaaatgtttgaGCACCACCA AGGCTGTTGCCACGGCGACCGGCGGCGGCAAGGAAAAGACGGAGCGGCACACCCAGACCGGCGCGGCGGAGAGTGTGGCCTGGCGGACCGCCTGGAGGGATCGCACG GCTttccctccctccgccttcctCTCTCCGCCCTGGCAGTACCAACGCTCCAGACCTTACGGGGGGAGGCCCAAACCCGGCATCCCCTCCCACCTCGCTCGAACAA GAGTGGAAAGACTCGTGGTGTACTTCAGCGACACGTCCTG CCACAGGTACCTGCCCCCCACGGCCCGGAAGAGCAGAACCCGCTAGCcgccccccggaaaaaaaacgcTGCGCTCAACGCGCctcgccccgccccgccccgccctgACCGCGCCCTCCCCCCCAGGACGCGTATCCTCTCAACTTGA
- the LOC133495455 gene encoding uncharacterized protein LOC133495455 isoform X8 — protein sequence MEDVGHASRLTCSTTVTRNIRDIQRRRLMSAPAMPTQVSRLPKFASWSKSSSPTAARLPSGFYQPGPAGGIGAANRPAPSARRVGTVCRPADYSAKGEKDGGTTGGGGGDRVDSHDGARRNARPHTAAVEPKTSNESLPVPKTGLPVPKNRLPVSKLRLTGSKQNLNGLSGSKLRPPQWSTSSGPLSSSSPRSGCRLSPPAAGSSSTGNLATATPSRLPKSDGFRPRSLAVQRRPSPAVSTSSLGAEPGHERSSASCVPTGPGRAKKSLLPAPEANGASSELARPSLAEQTRTGVAEMSRARPETSAGTPTSTGSSPERSLEAPEPSVPGETPEDMSLSSGSSVDRTRAGQEHSDDFDDPGNGGAGEDDFGAENGVTAATQLHFLDDTFEWTNGTLAGDDRQDNLSRFCRRGGSTPSDCHEQDGSSLDLSPSDSCGSGGIYMWDEEGLEPLGGGLTRHAAGFHSDVDSDALTNVDSCDLDGDDLMLDGDFPDDASVSADGDGTSHASERWRRRRRRRLCWGTRDDRSDERTPGVDADDLAEDLGALRSQLELLRRFLLQDDGDDDDDTLTTDTLSPEDDRRSQVGSRSDAGEATLGTFARRVSRSQVEALLSEVRQLRADLSAKEGVISELTLQLAVATATGGGKEKTERHTQTGAAESVAWRTAWRDRTAFPPSAFLSPPWQYQRSRPYGGRPKPGIPSHLARTTTGTCPPRPGRAEPASRPPEKKRCAQRASPRPAPP from the exons ATGGAGGATGTTGGACACGCAAGCCGATTGACGTGTAGTACAACCGTCACAAGGAACATACGGGACATACAG CGCCGCCGTCTGATGTCCGCCCCCGCCATGCCCACGCAGGTCTCCAGGTTGCCCAAGTTCGCCTCGTGGTCCAAAAGCTCCAGCCCGACCGCCGCCCGCCTCCCCAGTGGCTTCTACCAACCGGGGCCCGCGGGGGGCATCGGCGCCGCAAACCGACCGGCACCCTCGGCGAGACGGGTCGGAACCGTCTGCCGGCCCGCTGACTATTCCGCAAAAGGCGAGAAAGATGGCGGAAcgacgggcggcggcggcggcgaccgcGTCGATAGCCACGACGGCGCCCGGCGGAACGCTCGCCCGCACACGGCCGCTGTGGAGCCAAAAACGTCAAACGAGTCGCTTCCTGTTCCTAAAACTGGACTTCCTGTCCCTAAAAACAGACTGCCTGTTTCCAAGTTGAGGCTAACCGGGTCCAAACAGAACCTTAATGGACTTTCTGGCTCCAAACTGCGACCACCGCAGTGGTCCACTTCCTCGGGTCCCCTTTCCAGTTCCAGTCCCCGGTCCGGATGTCGTCTTTCACCACCGGCCGCTGGCTCGAGTTCTACCGGCAACCTCGCAACGGCGACGCCCTCCCGGCTTCCCAAAAGCGACGGGTTCCGCCCACGCAGCTTGGCGGTCCAGCGACGGCCGTCCCCCGCCGTCTCCACGTCCTCTCTCGGTGCCGAGCCGGGTCACGAGCGGTCCAGCGCTTCCTGCGTCCCAACCGGTCCGGGAAGGGCGAAGAAGTCCCTCCTGCCGGCCCCCGAGGCTAACGGCGCTAGCTCCGAGCTAGCCCGGCCGTCGCTCGCCGAGCAAACCCGGACCggcgtggcggagatgagccgaGCGAGACCCGAAACCTCAGCGGGGACGCCGACCTCCACGGGAAGCAGCCCAG AGCGCTCCCTTGAGGCGCCGGAGCCTTCCGTCCCGGGGGAGACGCCCGAGGACATGTCCCTGTCCTCCGGCTCGTCCGTGGACCGCACCCGCGCCGGTCAGGAGCACTCGGATGACTTTGACGACCCGG GAAACGGAGGAGCGGGCGAAGACGACTTTGGGGCGGAGAATGGCGTTACCGCGGCAACGCAACTCCACTTCCTGGACGACACGTTTGAGTGGACCAACGGGACGCTTGCTG gtGACGACCGACAGGACAACCTGAGCCGGTTCTGCCGCCGCGGCGGGTCCACCCCGTCCGACTGTCACGAGCAG GACGGCTCGTCGCTGGACTTGTCCCCGTCGGACAGCTGCGGTTCCGGCGGCATCTACATGTGGGACGAGGAGGGTCTGGAGCCGCTGGGGGGCGGGCTCACTCGCCACGCGGCCGGCTTCCATTCCGACGTCGACAGC GACGCCCTAACCAACGTGGACTCTTGCGATTTGGACGGCGACGACCTGATGCTGGACGGCGACTTCCCCGACGACGCTTCAGTGAGCGCCG ATGGCGACGGGACGTCCCACGCGAGCGAGCGGtggcggaggcggaggcggaggcgACTCTGCTGGGGGACGCGGGACGACCGCAGCGACGAAAG GACCCCCGGCGTGGACGCGGACGACCTGGCCGAAGACCTGGGGGCTCTCCGGTCCCAGCTGGAACTCCTGCGAAGGTTCCTGCTGCAG GacgacggcgacgacgacgacgacacgcTGACCACAGACACGCTCAGCCCCGAAGACGACCGCCGGTCCCAGGTCGGCTCGCGTTCCGACGCCGGCGAAGCTACTTTGGGAACCTTCGCCCGACGTGTTTCGCGTTCCCAGGTGGAGGCGCTGCTGAGCGAGGTCCGGCAGCTCAGAGCCGATCTGAGCGCCAAAGAAGGCGTCATCTCGGAGCTCACCCTCCAGCTG GCTGTTGCCACGGCGACCGGCGGCGGCAAGGAAAAGACGGAGCGGCACACCCAGACCGGCGCGGCGGAGAGTGTGGCCTGGCGGACCGCCTGGAGGGATCGCACG GCTttccctccctccgccttcctCTCTCCGCCCTGGCAGTACCAACGCTCCAGACCTTACGGGGGGAGGCCCAAACCCGGCATCCCCTCCCACCTCGCTCGAACAA CCACAGGTACCTGCCCCCCACGGCCCGGAAGAGCAGAACCCGCTAGCcgccccccggaaaaaaaacgcTGCGCTCAACGCGCctcgccccgccccgccccgccctgA
- the LOC133495455 gene encoding uncharacterized protein LOC133495455 isoform X10, whose protein sequence is MEDVGHASRLTCSTTVTRNIRDIQRRRLMSAPAMPTQVSRLPKFASWSKSSSPTAARLPSGFYQPGPAGGIGAANRPAPSARRVGTVCRPADYSAKGEKDGGTTGGGGGDRVDSHDGARRNARPHTAAVEPKTSNESLPVPKTGLPVPKNRLPVSKLRLTGSKQNLNGLSGSKLRPPQWSTSSGPLSSSSPRSGCRLSPPAAGSSSTGNLATATPSRLPKSDGFRPRSLAVQRRPSPAVSTSSLGAEPGHERSSASCVPTGPGRAKKSLLPAPEANGASSELARPSLAEQTRTGVAEMSRARPETSAGTPTSTGSSPERSLEAPEPSVPGETPEDMSLSSGSSVDRTRAGQEHSDDFDDPGNGGAGEDDFGAENGVTAATQLHFLDDTFEWTNGTLAGDDRQDNLSRFCRRGGSTPSDCHEQDGSSLDLSPSDSCGSGGIYMWDEEGLEPLGGGLTRHAAGFHSDVDSDALTNVDSCDLDGDDLMLDGDFPDDASVSADGDGTSHASERWRRRRRRRLCWGTRDDRSDERTPGVDADDLAEDLGALRSQLELLRRFLLQDDGDDDDDTLTTDTLSPEDDRRSQVEALLSEVRQLRADLSAKEGVISELTLQLAVATATGGGKEKTERHTQTGAAESVAWRTAWRDRTAFPPSAFLSPPWQYQRSRPYGGRPKPGIPSHLARTTTGTCPPRPGRAEPASRPPEKKRCAQRASPRPAPP, encoded by the exons ATGGAGGATGTTGGACACGCAAGCCGATTGACGTGTAGTACAACCGTCACAAGGAACATACGGGACATACAG CGCCGCCGTCTGATGTCCGCCCCCGCCATGCCCACGCAGGTCTCCAGGTTGCCCAAGTTCGCCTCGTGGTCCAAAAGCTCCAGCCCGACCGCCGCCCGCCTCCCCAGTGGCTTCTACCAACCGGGGCCCGCGGGGGGCATCGGCGCCGCAAACCGACCGGCACCCTCGGCGAGACGGGTCGGAACCGTCTGCCGGCCCGCTGACTATTCCGCAAAAGGCGAGAAAGATGGCGGAAcgacgggcggcggcggcggcgaccgcGTCGATAGCCACGACGGCGCCCGGCGGAACGCTCGCCCGCACACGGCCGCTGTGGAGCCAAAAACGTCAAACGAGTCGCTTCCTGTTCCTAAAACTGGACTTCCTGTCCCTAAAAACAGACTGCCTGTTTCCAAGTTGAGGCTAACCGGGTCCAAACAGAACCTTAATGGACTTTCTGGCTCCAAACTGCGACCACCGCAGTGGTCCACTTCCTCGGGTCCCCTTTCCAGTTCCAGTCCCCGGTCCGGATGTCGTCTTTCACCACCGGCCGCTGGCTCGAGTTCTACCGGCAACCTCGCAACGGCGACGCCCTCCCGGCTTCCCAAAAGCGACGGGTTCCGCCCACGCAGCTTGGCGGTCCAGCGACGGCCGTCCCCCGCCGTCTCCACGTCCTCTCTCGGTGCCGAGCCGGGTCACGAGCGGTCCAGCGCTTCCTGCGTCCCAACCGGTCCGGGAAGGGCGAAGAAGTCCCTCCTGCCGGCCCCCGAGGCTAACGGCGCTAGCTCCGAGCTAGCCCGGCCGTCGCTCGCCGAGCAAACCCGGACCggcgtggcggagatgagccgaGCGAGACCCGAAACCTCAGCGGGGACGCCGACCTCCACGGGAAGCAGCCCAG AGCGCTCCCTTGAGGCGCCGGAGCCTTCCGTCCCGGGGGAGACGCCCGAGGACATGTCCCTGTCCTCCGGCTCGTCCGTGGACCGCACCCGCGCCGGTCAGGAGCACTCGGATGACTTTGACGACCCGG GAAACGGAGGAGCGGGCGAAGACGACTTTGGGGCGGAGAATGGCGTTACCGCGGCAACGCAACTCCACTTCCTGGACGACACGTTTGAGTGGACCAACGGGACGCTTGCTG gtGACGACCGACAGGACAACCTGAGCCGGTTCTGCCGCCGCGGCGGGTCCACCCCGTCCGACTGTCACGAGCAG GACGGCTCGTCGCTGGACTTGTCCCCGTCGGACAGCTGCGGTTCCGGCGGCATCTACATGTGGGACGAGGAGGGTCTGGAGCCGCTGGGGGGCGGGCTCACTCGCCACGCGGCCGGCTTCCATTCCGACGTCGACAGC GACGCCCTAACCAACGTGGACTCTTGCGATTTGGACGGCGACGACCTGATGCTGGACGGCGACTTCCCCGACGACGCTTCAGTGAGCGCCG ATGGCGACGGGACGTCCCACGCGAGCGAGCGGtggcggaggcggaggcggaggcgACTCTGCTGGGGGACGCGGGACGACCGCAGCGACGAAAG GACCCCCGGCGTGGACGCGGACGACCTGGCCGAAGACCTGGGGGCTCTCCGGTCCCAGCTGGAACTCCTGCGAAGGTTCCTGCTGCAG GacgacggcgacgacgacgacgacacgcTGACCACAGACACGCTCAGCCCCGAAGACGACCGCCGGTCCCAG GTGGAGGCGCTGCTGAGCGAGGTCCGGCAGCTCAGAGCCGATCTGAGCGCCAAAGAAGGCGTCATCTCGGAGCTCACCCTCCAGCTG GCTGTTGCCACGGCGACCGGCGGCGGCAAGGAAAAGACGGAGCGGCACACCCAGACCGGCGCGGCGGAGAGTGTGGCCTGGCGGACCGCCTGGAGGGATCGCACG GCTttccctccctccgccttcctCTCTCCGCCCTGGCAGTACCAACGCTCCAGACCTTACGGGGGGAGGCCCAAACCCGGCATCCCCTCCCACCTCGCTCGAACAA CCACAGGTACCTGCCCCCCACGGCCCGGAAGAGCAGAACCCGCTAGCcgccccccggaaaaaaaacgcTGCGCTCAACGCGCctcgccccgccccgccccgccctgA